The Paenibacillus yonginensis genome segment CGTGTAAACAACTTCAAGCGCTTTACGTCCCACAAACACTAAGAGCCCTTCCGGAGCGCAATGCGCTTCAGAAGGGCTCTTTGACATTTTTATCATCCAAAAGTTAATGATTTATTCGTCGATATGTTTGCCGTAAGCTTCAGCGTTCATCAGTTTGGCGAAAGCTTCGTCCGGAGAAGCGGACAATTTGATCTTGACCATCCAGCCGCTGCCGAAAGGTGCTTCGTTCACGCGTTCAGGAGCGTTCGTCAGCTCTTCATTCACTTCTACAATCGTGCCGCTGACCGGAGAGAACAAATCAGATACGGTCTTAACGGATTCGATCGTTCCGATGCCGTCTTCGGCTCCAACCTCGGTGCCTGTCTCCGGCAGTTCAACAAACACGATGTCGCCCAGGCGATCCTGTGCAAAATCCGTGATGCCGACAAGCACGGTGCCATCTCCCATATCTTGTACCCATTCGTGTTCTTCGCTGTACCAAAGTCCTTGTTTAATTTCGCTCATCGCTATTCTTCCGCTCCAATCTCGTGAACTTATTTTGATTCCAGACTGTCATCATCCAAGTGCGGTCTTGTTCCGTCCCGACCTCGGCAGGGATTTACAAGTCTAGGTTATTCATTTCGCTAGCAAAAGTCAATATAGCTGGCATTTTCTATTTTTCCTGTTTATAACGGCATGAGAACGCTGTATTCCAGGGTTTGTCCCCCATAATCCGAAAATTAAAACATAATTTTGTTGACATCCTTCGGGTTTACCCGTTTAAATGAGAGTATGAAGAGCGGGTGAACGTAAAGGGAGAGATTGCCGTTTTCTAGCGAAAGCGGCAACGCCGAAGGAGCAAACTCCTGCCATTAGCTGGAGTGAATCTCTCAGGCAAAAGGACTTTTACCGGACGCATCTCTGGAGAGCATTCGGCAGCGCAAGCCGCCGGGTCACCCAAGGGGAAACCTGAACAGCGCGGAGGTTATCAGGACATCCGCGGCGCAAGGGACACTCTCAGGTACCAAGGACAGAGGCTTCAAGAAACCGTAACTGCGGGATTTCCGCGGGACAGACGGGTTCTTGGCCCTGTCCTTTTTTGTGCTTTGATCAAACACTTACGAGGTGAAAAAATGTCAGAATTGTTGAGAACGCCGCTATTTCCTTGTTATGCCGATTATCCTGGCGCAAGATGTATCGATTTCGGCGGCTGGGAGCTGCCTGTCCAAT includes the following:
- the gcvH gene encoding glycine cleavage system protein GcvH, which translates into the protein MSEIKQGLWYSEEHEWVQDMGDGTVLVGITDFAQDRLGDIVFVELPETGTEVGAEDGIGTIESVKTVSDLFSPVSGTIVEVNEELTNAPERVNEAPFGSGWMVKIKLSASPDEAFAKLMNAEAYGKHIDE